A DNA window from Halichondria panicea chromosome 16, odHalPani1.1, whole genome shotgun sequence contains the following coding sequences:
- the LOC135349720 gene encoding uncharacterized protein LOC135349720 isoform X1 has product MALTANHVRVVQHGNAVMGERTQLMYDEETGMVGQKKTVVAQVPIEGGGHAILVTEQVQVGQVGPPSYTPRTNRALQYNDNVIESTSDEPDTNNGVCKSCSWILCSCFIFLMSLAIITPIAVVGLPACAPLSGAASSGLVLGSITFIMSILCCAYCCNIKSSTVQCLCCSAVTLLTLAFLAALIANTVFVAQNINFINDLPSNCSSPKVALAAMSLSWILLPMFGLFCLCSAYICMEKCLETIMRDN; this is encoded by the exons ATGGCGCTGACTGCAAACCATGTTAGAGTTGTGCAGCACGGCAATGCGGTGATGGGAGAGCGCACACAGCTTATGTACGACGAGGAGACTGGTATGGTGGGCCAGAAGAAGACTGTGGTTGCACAGGTTCCTATAGAGGGAGGTGGACATGCCATTCTCGTTACAGAGCAAGTGCAAGTTGGACAAGTG GGTCCTCCGAGTTACACTCCACGCACTAATCGAGCCTTGCAGTATAACGATAACGTAATTGAGAGCACATCTGATGAGCCTGATACCAACAATGGAGTCTGCAAATCATGCAGCT GGATTTTGTGCAGTTGCTTCATTTTCTTGATGAGCCTTGCGATAATCACCCCTATAG CTGTTGTTGGTTTGCCAGCATGTGCTCCCCTGTCAGGTGCTGCGAGCAGTGGGCTGGTTCTGGGTTCAATAACTTTCATTATGTCCATCCTCTGCTGTGCCTACTGCTGCAACATAAAGAGCTCCACTGTGCAATGCTTGTGTTGCTCAGCTGTGACACTCCTAACCCTTGCATTTTTGGCTGCTCTGATTGCGAACACTGTGTTTGTGGCCCAGAATATTAACTTTATCAACGACCTACCAAGTAATTGCTCCTCCCCTAAAGTAGCTCTGGCTGCTATGAGTTTGTCTTGGATTCTGCTACCGATGTTTGGACTCTTCTGTTTGTGCTCTGCTTATATTTGTATGGAAAAGTGTCTAGAGACAATAATGAGGGATAATTag